The Glycine max cultivar Williams 82 chromosome 17, Glycine_max_v4.0, whole genome shotgun sequence genome contains the following window.
attattatctttttttaagagGGGTATtatctttttacttttaaatcaattattttaatccttaaagtTTGAATAATAGGTAgatttagttcttaaaattgACCATTTGCATTAAAGGAgaagaattaaatttatatatttttttaaaatttgagtatCAAATAGGtggatttaaaatataaagactaaaatcaaattttataaaagtacAATATGGAAAAATGTTCGTGAAAACTCACATGCTAGTATACACTTACATTCAGTTTGGatgatattctttttaattatttggcaagagagaagataaagttaactaaaaaaaagaaagatgaaataaataaaaatataagttttctATTCGTTCATTTGATTGAGTCAAAGAtacgaagaaaaaaatatgtattaaatgatataagtattcttaaaataaaatacaataaaacgaataaaagaagtaaatatattttatttataatcttaaaaaaaacaattttagattatttttaaaagctgAAACAGACATAAAAATagaagtaaaaagtaaaaataaattgtaacaAAGGAAGACTCTGTTGCAGCTCACTGCTTCTGCTACCTGAGCCTCGGCGACGTTTGCAATTTGGCGATGACGCCGCCTCGCCTATTCCGAttccatctctctctctctctcatcgaTTCTCTTTCTGTTAGTGAATCGAATCGAAACATCGCAGCGAGGGGAGTGTATATGGCCAGACATGCGGTTCTCGACTTTGATGCACACGCTAAGCCTTTCAACCAGTTGTTCCTCCTCAAACTCACaggtttctattattattattattataaagataaagattagTTGTATGTACTATGtagcaaaattgattttggtataagtcttttaattttttagcgAATGAGACATATGTAGTTGTAGAAACCAATAAGGACATTGGAGAAAATAGTTAAGAGGAATCTCATCACAGTGAATAGTAGTATCTCTTAGAATTTGGTCTTCAACTAATCTCAATGGATAAGGCTTCTGTTGTTGGTGGTGACTGGTGAATTAGCTGTGTTTGCTTCCTGAAACCATCCGATTTATACATTCCTAGAATTATTATCTGTTATTTTGAGTTTCCATCTGAATAACTTAAACTACATTGAATTCGGGGTAAATTCGCTTAATCTCAACTAAAATAATCAAACTGCAGGTTGTTTCGGTATCAATTAGATAAGCAAAATTGTTTGAGTCTCCCATGTCCATGTGCACATTCTTAATCATGTTATTGCACATTTTAGGGTGTTCTTAGTAGGAAAGGTGGAAAGGAGAAAGGAGAGTGAAAACTGAAAGTGAtggaattattataattttcccCTTGATAGAGAAGTTGGATAATGATATGTGTGGGAACTGGGAAGTATGTTTATCCCTCTTTTTATTTGCGATCAAAAgtgaaataaatagataaatactTGAAGTTGTTTTATGGTACAATTCAATTTTCTATTCTTTGTGCTGTACAAACGAGGACAGCATGCTTTGAAGGCTACACTCTATGGGCATGAAAAACCTGTAAATTTGATGTCAGTTGCCGGGTATGAGTTAATCTATTTTAGTATTACTGATAGTCTGATACTATACTTTCCTTTCCCTGGTATTATGTTTGGATGATGAAAAATGGGGTAGCATGTGGGTAAATTAAtcacaatagtttttttttctcttgaatttaatcttggcTGATACAGTTTTGTGTGGGTAGTTATGCTATGTCTGTGCATTTTAAACTTGTGATCGAACTTCTATTTTAAACTTGTATAAAAATTCATTTGCATTTACTTTTTGTTGATTTATATTTCGCCTTATGGATCTACTATAATTTATGTATGCATGATTGTTTAAATTGAATACTAAggattattataattttcaccTGTATGTATTGCCTGATTAGCTGGCAGTGATGCAGCTGATTGAATGTCCTGTTTGTTAAAACCAGCTTTAGAATTTGTTAACAGCAACGCATTTGTCAATGAACAGCATAAAATTTTGTTGATCTTCATGACATGGACATATGTTTTGTGTCCCACTTTGCAGAAATGGCTTTGTTGTATATAGCAATGCATTTAATTTAACTGATtcaatgcaagggtaaggctgcgtacaatatccctcccccataccttcgcatagcgaagagccttgGGCAATGGGATACGAAGTTTTAAGTGTCCTAGGATCTTAACCTGCTAGGAGTTTAAGAGCTAACTCGAGAATTTTACAAGCATGCtcttgtgttgaatttttaggtgggatttttttattatttatatcatttcattttaatGATTTGGGCTGATCATGTTATTTTCATTGAGATATATTTGACTGAGACTTTATGTGTTCAATAAAGttgtgataaactcatttttattaattcttgTATTAATGGGTTGAATACTCTGAACCTATTACGGATTGAGCCCAATCCATATAGCGACCACACTAGGCTAAAATGTCACGATAGCTGAAAATCACAAGTGTTGATTGAGGTTAACACCTAGTGAACACTAGTAAGAGGAAAACTAAAATACATTCATAAACAGTGACTTACACTTCAATTAGGAATAATGTTACATGTTGCTacaccaaaacaaaatattatcacCCACACAAGGCCTTGGGCTTGTGCCAGGGAGTTCAACTCATTTCTCACTCCTATATATGCCGTCAAGTTAATGTAGCGCATAAGCATCTAACACACATCTTCACTTTGGTTGATTTCTTATGGACTTGGGCGTTGTAATGCTTTTTGCAAGCATCCACTCATTTTTCACTGTGTCTCAACCGCACTCGAGCATCAACCAACCTCCAGCAAACTCAAACTTTAGTCCATTAAAAGCTCACTAGTCAACACTCAACACTCATCAAAGCATATTCCTAAGTCAACAGTCCACTTCGGACACGTCAGCAGCCCACTTTAGACAAGTCACTGTCATCCaattcaaataaatcaaaaaccttaattacattatatttaatttctaggTATTTTGAATTTGTAAGATGATGAAAGCATGGTATGCTTTATTTCTCTCTTGAATCATCGgctgcaaaatatgtttttctctaCTCATGCaatttgttataaatatatttgtttttcattttctaactaTATATGAATCAATACTGACAATATACAACTATGTAAATTGTTAGTTTTACACCAATGCAACCCTTGTCATTGTTTCTGgtatatatttaacataatgTATCAATAGAGTGATAAGAGGAGATAGTAGGTCAATGCCACGGGCAAGGCCATGAGCATTCCTAGCAAGACCCTGTGACCAAAACAACAACATTTAATCTTAGTTAGGCTATACACAAAGGTTTATCACAGAGAGATGCTAAAAAGTTTTACTGACCCAGTGCTTAAAATGCCTGGATTGACATTATACTCTCTAGCAAAAACAAAAGGAACAATTCCTTGTGGTAGGGCTGCCTGCACATACAAAAGCATATAATAAATTTCAAGTACCTTTCAATAATCTGAATAGGGAAAAAAATTCAGTATTTTAGTAGTTTGTAATCCTTCCATTAAAACCATGGCACTTGGCATTTgtgattattttcttaattttattttatttagataaaaataagagaagactattcaaattaattaagagtTTTAACTGTCAAAAAGGAGTAAGTACCATACTAAGAGTATTGGAAATTTGTTCCGAAAAAAGagtacaaaaaagaaagaaattatcaCCTGAATAATTGCCACTTTGAGCATTCTATCTCTTAATCCAATCACAATGGAGGCTACAGCCATTATGGCAGGCCCAACAAGAAATTTCAGGCCCATTGCTACCAGTGTCATCCTTGGCCCACATACTATGACTCTGTTGTTTGATGCCATAAATAGACCTGTTGAAAATTCACTCAAGAGATAGGGAACAAGGCTTTTAAGTTTTGATCCAATTCttgatttattatttcattagttCATAACTGGAAACAATTGGTCCATTTCTTACCTAAGCTGAAAGTTGCCATGCCTAGACCTCCACTGGCCAATATTTCTATTGACTGATTTACAACATCTGGCATATCCACTCCCCACCTGCAATAGGTTTGTCTAATTATCCATTTATCCTTATTTCTCCCCTatgatatgtaaatataaaaagagtttaatgccaatgtaaaaaaatttacaccatCAATCAGCAGAAATCATTGTTACTATAACTTTTaaagtagttattataaaagttaacaaacttaCTTACTATACATAAAAGTTTGTGATTAGATGAGATTGTAAAAACCATTTAGACAATGGGCCTGGCCAATGTATAAACTATTTACTCATATAATGATTTCTAGCAATGACTTGAGTGAGGTAAACAATTTGATGTGACATTGAGTGTTCATACCTGAAGTGTATGCTTGCCCAAATAAGACCTATGAAAGTTGCATAGGTATTAggattaatgattaatttattcCCCACTTTCATAAGAATGAGCAACATTCTCGTTTTACTCTGAGTTCTGtgttctgcttcttcttcttcttcttcttttgattgTATCTCCAGAGAAGTCTCAGATTCTCCTTTAAGCAGAAAGCAAGAATGGATGAACATATAAATAACACCACTTCCATTGCATAAATAGTAATGTACTTACAACCATAACAAATAAACAATGTTTTTTACAGGACAGTTTGATATTATATACTCCCTCTATGTTGTCATTTCATTTgtcttttaaaatagtttacaCCTCTTAAGCACCAATTACAATGAtgaaatgattttctttaacaCAAATACTCTTATTAAAAGAGTTAAATGTAGTTACGAATTATTCGAGTATTGAAGTGAAATACCAATAAATGAAAGACAAATATTTTTAGACAAGCTAAAATGAGACATATTATATGCAATGGAGAGGATACTACTAACTTGAAGCTCAGTCATTTCAATGATAGAACTCAGTTTAACTAACTTGATGCGTCGAAAATAAGATAGTTTGTTAACTGTAATTACATTTTAGAGGAATAAGTATTCAAATGGAATTTGATTGAagtgagaaagaaagaaaagaatagaaaaacaaagagaaatttaaaatatgttctgGTCCCACTTTGATTGTCATAGATTACTTCCGTTGActgaaaaagaataatttataaatacgtaatttaaaaatgaagaaaggttatataatatcaaatatcaaacaaatcaaaattagtTTTGGATTAGGATGCGCTAGGTATGCAAGAAAAAttggaaagagaaaaatgaagaatttaTCATTAGCTATATATATTTGTTCAAGTTTCTATTCATTTTTCACACCCCTATTtcccacttttttttattccacTCTTACCATACCATACACCACCCCTTATATCTCTCTTTCTCCATATCATGCAAATCAACAAAATCTAAATACTCACCCGTGTCTTGTGATGGTGGTGCAACAACAGGCATGGTCCTTGCAGGAATTGCAGCATCTAGCTcatgaagaaacaacaacaaattgTACCACACCATGCTCTGAAGGAAGATAATCTGGGGTAGGAGAAGAGAAGCTTCATCCCTATACATAGCCTTCATGAGTGGGATTCCAAGGATCAAAGTGTTGGGAAGTGTTGATAGTGAGAGACCAGTTATGATCCACTTCAAACCCCCCCTGCCCTTGATCCTTATGATTGCTGTGAAGACTAGAAATGCAAGCAATTTCTGAACAACATCGGCATACACGAGTTTGAGGCTCATCTTGTAAATGTTGTTGGAGGAAATGACCTGGAATGACAAAATTGGGACTGAGAAATTGGCCACAAATTTGTTTATGCCTGAACATTGTTCCGGGTTGAAGAGCTTCCACCATTTCACAGAGATGTAGGCTAGAAACATGGTGACATATAATGGAACAGTGGCAGTGACTACATGATAGACATCTGCTAAGGAAATCATGATGCCTAATTACTAACTGTTGTTGAAAGATTTAGGACATTGTCGACAACTTATAATATG
Protein-coding sequences here:
- the LOC100789817 gene encoding auxin efflux carrier component; amino-acid sequence: MISLADVYHVVTATVPLYVTMFLAYISVKWWKLFNPEQCSGINKFVANFSVPILSFQVISSNNIYKMSLKLVYADVVQKLLAFLVFTAIIRIKGRGGLKWIITGLSLSTLPNTLILGIPLMKAMYRDEASLLLPQIIFLQSMVWYNLLLFLHELDAAIPARTMPVVAPPSQDTGESETSLEIQSKEEEEEEAEHRTQSKTRMLLILMKVGNKLIINPNTYATFIGLIWASIHFRWGVDMPDVVNQSIEILASGGLGMATFSLGLFMASNNRVIVCGPRMTLVAMGLKFLVGPAIMAVASIVIGLRDRMLKVAIIQAALPQGIVPFVFAREYNVNPGILSTGVLLGMLMALPVALTYYLLLSLY